GGCTGGAGAACGGCACCCGCAACCCGACCCTGGAGACGCTCTACGCGGTGACCGCGCAGCTCGGCGTACCGCTGGGTGCGGTGCTGGCCGGGCCGGCGAGCGCGCCGTCCGTGCGCGGCGCCGCGGTGCGGGCCACCCTGCTCGAGGTCTTCACCGAGGCCGGGGCGACCTACGAGCTGTACCGGATGCGGGTCGCCCCGGGGCCGGGCCAGGTGTCCCCCGCGCACCGACCCGGGGTCACCGAACACGTCACCGTCTTCGCGGGCGTGCTCCGCGCCGGCCCGGTCGACGCGCCGCTGACCGCCGCCGCCGGTGGTCACCTGCGCTGGACCTCGGACGTCCCGCACTGTTACGTCGCGGTCGGCGACGAGGAGGTCACCGCCAGCCTCCTGCTCCGCTACCCGCGCGACTGACCGGAAACAGTCGCCGCACACCGATCCACGCCGATCAGCGGCGGTGGGTGGAGACGCGGAGGCGGTCTTCTTGGCACACTTCCCCCATGACGCTGATCCTCCGCTCGGCCATCCTGAACGATGTCGGCCTGGTCCGGACCAACAACGAGGACTCCGCCCTCGCCGGGGAACGGTTGGTCGCGGTGGCGGACGGGATGGGCGGACTGCCGGCCGGTGAGGTGGCGAGTGAGATCGTCATCCGGATCCTGGACGAGCTGATACCGCCGGAGACGCCGGACGAGGGGGAGAACGCGCTCCGCGCCGTCGTGCAGACCGCCAACCAGCGCATCCGGGCCGCCATCGACGCCGATCCGGCGCGGGAGGGCATGGGCACCACGCTGACCGCCGCGCTGCTCGCCGAGGACATCCTGGTCGTCGCCCAGGTCGGGGACTCCCGGTGCTACCTGCTACGGGAGGGGTCGCTGCACCAGCTCACCAAGGACGACACCTTCGTCCAGGCCCTCGTGGACCAGGGGGCGCTCACCCCCGCCGCCGCCCGCCAGCACCCGCAACGCGCCCTGGTCACCCGGGCGGTGCAGGGGGTCGACGCGCCGCCGACGGTCGCCCGGTACACGGTCCTGCCCAACGACCGGCTGCTGCTGTGCAGCGACGGGCTCTCCGACTACGTCGACGACGCCACCATCGCGACCACCATCTTCACCTACGGGGACCGGCAGCAGTGCACCGAGCAGTTGGTGAAGCTGGCCCACCAGGCCGGCGCGCCGGACAACGTCACGGTCGTGGTCTCCGACGTCACCGAGGTCTGAACGGACCGCCCACGCCCAGCATCCGGTAGAGGCCGGCGCGTACGTGGTAGGCGTTGACCAGGGCCAACAGGACGGGCGAGAGGGTCAGGTTCGTCGCGGTGGTGACGGCGGGAAGCACGTCGAGCGGCACGGTCCAGGCCAACGTCGCGCGGAGCGTCGCGTCGAGGATCTGGACCGTCCCGACGAGCACGGTGGTCACCCGCCAGATCCGGCGGAACGCCGGCTCCCGCGTCCACAGGTCGTCCCAGTCGGCCCAGGGGACGAACCGGGCGAGCAGCGGCCGGGTGAGACGAAGCGCGGCCGGGCGCGGGCCACGCGCGGTGGTCAGGAACCAGATCCCGACCCCGCCGGTGACCAGGCCGCTGCGGGCGAAGACGAGCCGCGGATCGGCGGCGGCCAGGGTCAGGGCCGCACCGAGCGCGGTGGTGGCCAGCCCCGCGACCGCGAACTTGTCCACGGACCGACCGGTGACCAGGCCGTACGCGGTCCAGAGCGCCGCCGGGGTGTTGCTCAGCACGACCGCCGGGGCAGGTGCCACGCCGAACCGGCGGAGCAGGTAGTACAGGAGCAACGGGCCGAGCAGGCCGACGAGCGCCCGGCGCAGCGACCGCCAGGAGATGCCACGCAGCGCCGCCGACGCCCAGGAACGCCCCACTGACGCCCGACGGTCCATCGAGGCCGGGCGGTCCACCGACGGCGGGTGCTCCGCCAACGCCGGGCCCTCGACCGACGCCGGACGGTCCAGGGCCGGGCCATCGACCGGCGGCGGACGGTCCACCGGCGGCGGGTGTTCCGCCGCGCCGGCCATCGTCACGGCTCCCGCCGCGTGCCGAGGTCGAACAGGACGGTCAGTTCACGGGCGCAGCGGGCCAGGTCCAGCCCCGGGTCGGTGACCAGCGCGAAGGGGAGCATGTCGACCGAGCGTTGGACGGCCATCGCCATCACCCGGACGTCGAAGTCGCGGAAGTCGCCCCGCCGCTGCCCCTCGGTCAGGATCCGCTCCAGGAAGCCGATGGCCCGCCCGTCGGCCCCCTGCCCATCGGCCGCGTAACCATCAGCCGCCTGTCCGTCGGCCCCCTGCGCGGCGGCCCCTTGCCCGTCGGCCGCCTGGCCGGAGTCGGGAGTACTGGGGGCGCCACCGCTCTCGGGAGTCGGGGCGGTGGCGTCGCCCGCCGCGTTGAGGAAGATCTCCAGCAGGGCGCGCATCGGGGCCCGGTTGCGG
The nucleotide sequence above comes from Micromonospora pallida. Encoded proteins:
- a CDS encoding VC0807 family protein, which codes for MAGAAEHPPPVDRPPPVDGPALDRPASVEGPALAEHPPSVDRPASMDRRASVGRSWASAALRGISWRSLRRALVGLLGPLLLYYLLRRFGVAPAPAVVLSNTPAALWTAYGLVTGRSVDKFAVAGLATTALGAALTLAAADPRLVFARSGLVTGGVGIWFLTTARGPRPAALRLTRPLLARFVPWADWDDLWTREPAFRRIWRVTTVLVGTVQILDATLRATLAWTVPLDVLPAVTTATNLTLSPVLLALVNAYHVRAGLYRMLGVGGPFRPR
- a CDS encoding PP2C family protein-serine/threonine phosphatase, with protein sequence MTLILRSAILNDVGLVRTNNEDSALAGERLVAVADGMGGLPAGEVASEIVIRILDELIPPETPDEGENALRAVVQTANQRIRAAIDADPAREGMGTTLTAALLAEDILVVAQVGDSRCYLLREGSLHQLTKDDTFVQALVDQGALTPAAARQHPQRALVTRAVQGVDAPPTVARYTVLPNDRLLLCSDGLSDYVDDATIATTIFTYGDRQQCTEQLVKLAHQAGAPDNVTVVVSDVTEV
- a CDS encoding TetR family transcriptional regulator, coding for MTEQARRTQIIAATIETIAELGYRRASFAEIARRAGLSSTGMISYHFAGKAELMTEVLTEIHGGVGAYLTERVAAQPDPPRMLRAYIEGMVEYLDRNRAPMRALLEIFLNAAGDATAPTPESGGAPSTPDSGQAADGQGAAAQGADGQAADGYAADGQGADGRAIGFLERILTEGQRRGDFRDFDVRVMAMAVQRSVDMLPFALVTDPGLDLARCARELTVLFDLGTRREP
- a CDS encoding helix-turn-helix domain-containing protein, producing MPPAASPPGPHRQPAGSDPPEEGAVAIGRRVRLLREERGISLSALARLAGVGKATLSGLENGTRNPTLETLYAVTAQLGVPLGAVLAGPASAPSVRGAAVRATLLEVFTEAGATYELYRMRVAPGPGQVSPAHRPGVTEHVTVFAGVLRAGPVDAPLTAAAGGHLRWTSDVPHCYVAVGDEEVTASLLLRYPRD